ACGTTTTaacatttatcttatttaaaaaattagtgtaaatataaaaattaataaGTTATAGTtcaagtacttttgataataaaccaagtcacaaacaaaataaataataattctatcattttttgaataagacaaatgataaaaatttaaaaaaaactcaaagcgacaagTATTTGAGACAGATGTACTAATAAGGTAAAAAAGCCACGGGTTTGCATAATTGCATTCCACGCGTCCTCGCTATCTCCTCTCGTCAACTGCGCGCCCGAAACGTGATGACCCGCGGCTTGACGATGgcctctgctctgctctgcgtGTGCGCGAAGCCGCCAACTGCGAAGCGGCGGCAGGGTTACCGGTTGCGCGGTGAGCGTACTACGGCCCGCCGCGACGAGGAGCAGACGAGcgccgagcgcgcgcgcgcgagacaCGGAGACCGACGTGCACGTAGAGCGATGGGCCTCGGCCGGACCCCCGCGATTCATCAAGCCCGATGCTGGGGGTCTCTGGGCGACGCGGGACAGGCCCGCCCGGTACGGCCTATGCCACGGAAGAGGCCTGTGCCGTATAGGTGCCAGCGCAATGGGGCCGTCTGCTGCGTCTTGGGCAGCGAAAGAGGCCCGTGCCATGATGCCATCAGGGATTCAGGTGCTCTAGGAAAAAGTCTAACTTAACCCCCTTAAAATATAGGTCTAATCTGATTTATATCCCTCGACTGCAATATTAAATATCTTAACCCTTTCAGTTAAAAAtatacttacattgtgaaacggaggaaatacatGGTTTTTGCTCCATCAACTCCCTCAACTATTGTGAGGATGGTTTTCGCTGATATGGCGTGTACGTGGCATTACAATtagcgaaaaaataataaaatatatatacatgggaTCCACATACGTACCACTTCTTTTCCTCTATCCTCCaatttctcttctctcttcctcatctatcttaatctctctcttctttcatgGTTCTCTCTCACGGTGCTTTGCGACGGtgtggcaaccggcggcggcacccGTCCGGCGGAAGAGGAGCTGGAGGCAACAATGAGGTTCGGAGGTTCGAGGAGCTAGCCCGAAAAGATGGTGAAAGAGTTGTTGAGCATAGTGCGGAGGACGGCCAATCGGCGGCTGCGGCAGCAAGGAGACGAGTCACCATAGCACCAAGGAGCTAGTGGAGTGGGCTGCACATCTAAGGGAGATGCTCAAGCTGGCATATAAGCCACCGATAGCTCCTTGAGGCCGATAGCCATGGATGTTCCGCAACGGCTGCTCTCCTCGATGCCGACTGCCAGGTTCGCTTGTTTTCTCCCCCGTTGCATGCCATGACAGCCATGCCGCCGTCTCCCTCCCCTCCATGCCGTAGTGGCCGCTCTTCTAGCTGCACGGCACGCTCATCTAGCTCGGCGACATGCCACGCCACCTTGGAGGAGAGGTGACGCGGCCCTCGAgctccttcgccaccgccgctaaCCTTCTGCTGCCCCGTCATCATTGTGCAAGGGGAGGGGTTGCTGACATGTAAACCCTCGTATTGACTCAACCGGTTGGATTTGGTCAACGATCCACATTAATGAAACATCACCTTCAATGTTACTAAGGGACTTAAATTGCACTAATTTTAATAGTTAAAGGTTCAAGATACCTGCTACTATGATCGAGGGATACAAATCATATTAGCCTATATTTGAAGGGACTGAAGGTGGACTTATTCCTACGAGAGTACTATCACACACACACCCCGTACGCTACTACGCTTCCACGCTGATCTCGTGAACTTTGACACGTAGAAACATCACACatacaaataatatatatactccttacTAAGGTAACAATATATTATATACTCCGATCACTAACAAGTATTGACGTCTGGTTGGTTGCCCCGTACGCGCAGCCAAGCCACAGCCTCACAAACACGACACCAGCAAGGTCATCGCGGCAGCGGCTCCGTAGCTCGCGGCCTTGTGAGCCACCACCGCCGGTCCGGACGCCGACCTCTTGGCGCcgcccttccccgccgccgggtccggcggcggcgccgggacgTAGTCGTCgatgtcgccgtcgtcgtcgtcgggcggCGGGTGATcggcgtggggcggcggcgacggcagcgccggcacggGCGGGGTGGCCGCGACGGGCGGGTGGGCGTGGAACAGCGCGTCCGGGAGCAGCACCGTGTCCAGCTCGtacaccgccatggccgccgactCGTACACGCTCCCGACCACCCTGGCGCTGGACCACCTCGACATCACGTGGaccacgccgccgtcgtacgTCACGTTCACCGCGTACCTCCCGCCGGCGAGCGTCTTCACCGGGTTGCTCTGGCTCAGCCCGTCGAACTCCGCCAGCGTGTAGTGCTTCGCCAGCGAGTGGTACATCAGCAGGTGCTTCAGCTGGTTCCTCGATAGCCCCGCCAACACCTGCCAATTATTCATCACCACAATGTCAACATTACCAATCAAATCCCAGTAAGTGATCGTGTTCTCGGTGTTATACTTCTTCCGTTTTAGATTacaagtcgttttgattttggtcaaaatcaaactgctttaaatttgactgtttgtagaaaaaattaataatattttcaactcaagatacatttattatgaaaatataatcaattgttgatttgatgaaactaatttagtattataaatgttattatattt
This window of the Oryza sativa Japonica Group chromosome 4, ASM3414082v1 genome carries:
- the LOC4336127 gene encoding fasciclin-like arabinogalactan protein 7: MRLAVATFLAIALSLSLLLAGALARPPPAPVRTDAGGGAAPAPQDKGGNLTDVLNVAGPFSTFLMYLRQTNLVAVFEHQAYRTHQGITIFVPVDMAFAAIEPSVLAGLSRNQLKHLLMYHSLAKHYTLAEFDGLSQSNPVKTLAGGRYAVNVTYDGGVVHVMSRWSSARVVGSVYESAAMAVYELDTVLLPDALFHAHPPVAATPPVPALPSPPPHADHPPPDDDDGDIDDYVPAPPPDPAAGKGGAKRSASGPAVVAHKAASYGAAAAMTLLVSCL